TGCTTATTTTGATCGTCATAGTAGTAGAATTCTTCGAAAATTCCCCCGTATTCAACGTCTGGAGTGGACGTTTTTAATACCCCGGATTCAGGTATCTTATAAATGTTTCTCCCCTGTTCCACTTCAATGGCTTTAAACCCCTCTTGGTTATAAATAATCTGCACCCAGCCCACATAATGGTTTGGAATAAGATAAGTGTTTGGATAGCGTTTAGTAGTGCTGCAGAATACAAGAACCAATAACAACGATATCAGCAGCAGCAAAAGTGTCTTTTTCAATTTTCCCTACCTCCCGTTGCGTTTTTTAAAAGCCGAGGGGATACGTTCCCTGATTCCGGCCATCCTGGCTCATGTGATTTACAATGTTGGCATAGGGATTTACTTCACACATAAGCATATAAAAGAACAGGATCACCCTAACAGGTGAAAGGTGTGTGTATGGAGCCGTAAGTTGCACTTTTTGCAGGATTTCTCTATTAAAAGTTACCTGCTGAAGGACATTGTTGCATTATTTGCACAATTATCGGTGAAGAGAGCAAGTTAGCGCTGACTTTGTTGCATTTCGTGCAGGATTTTAGCATAGGCGGATTTTATTGGGCAGTAATGCTGCATTTCGAGCAGTATTTCTGTAAAAATGTTACTGGCTGCGGAGCAGGGGAAGCATCCTTTATCGCAGCAGCCCCCATAGTGCTCGGCTTTCTGCATACATTTGGCCTGTGTACTTTCTATGGTAGTGTATCGTATTCGTTTTTCATATACGTGACATCTGTTCTGCAGAAAAAATCAGCCGTTCTCCGCAAATGCAGGGAACGGCTGTCTATATTACTCCTCAACCACCTTCGACGAGCTCGGGGTGTTCTTGTTCTTATACACCCACATCGCGTACTCCAGCGGGCGGGTGAGGGCTTTGCGGTAGGTGCTGGCGTCGCCGGAGCGGGCGAAGACCTCGCGGGCGGGCTTGGGGTTGACCTCCAGCACGTAGATCCGGCCCTCGCGGTCGATTGCGAGGTCCAGCGCCAGCTCGCAGAGGGCGCCGAAGCTGTCTTCGAGATAGGCGGCCGCATCGAGGCCCAGCCGTTCGGCCGTCCGCATGGCCTTGCCGGCCCGCTCTTCGCTGCCGAGCCACTGCTTCAGCAGCGTCTCCGCCTTCATGGCATGGCCGCCGCCATGAAGGTTCGAGGTGACGCTGCGGGCCGCGCCCACCCGGCCGGCCATGCCGGTGAGCTCCCAGGCGCCCTGGCCGTTCTTCTGCACGAGCATCCGGTAGTCATGGAAGCGCCCGCTCGGCAGCCGTATGGGGATGCCCTGCTGCACCAGGAACCTGCCGCCCAGACACCACTGGCGGACAATGGTTTCCAGGCGGCTCAGCGACACCTTGCGGGGGGAGATAATCTGGCGGCTCTGGCGGCGGCCCTGGATATCGAAGAGGGATTTGCCTTCGCGCTGCCGCTCGATCCGCAGGATGCCGCGCCCGCCGGTACCGTTGATCGGCTTCACGTAGACGACGGAGCTGAGCTTCAGCATCCGGTGCAGATCGGCGGAGGACTGGTAGAGGACGGTCTCCGGCAGATGCGGCCGGAACCGGCTCTTCTGGGAGAAGGTCTGGTGGACCGTCCATTTGTTGCGCAGCGGGCGGTTCAGGAATGTCAGATGGCCGTAGCGCGCGCGGAAGCGCAGCAGTTGCTGGAAGCGCTGGCTGCGCTGAATCCGGCAGCGGTCATAGATCATATTCGGGAAGGAGCGCCATTTGCGCGTCCAGGTTCCGCTTTTGACGTCGTAGACCATGGCATGGATCAGATCCTTGCTGGCGTGTACATCGGCAGGGGTGAACACGAAGACGTCCAGCCCGATCCGGCTGCCTTCGATAATCATCCGCCGGTAGACGCTTCTCTCTTCAAGCTGCCTGGCATTGTTCAGATAGAGCGTGAGGATGCCTAAGACGGGCTCTGGCACATGAATTCACCTTCTTCCGGGAGAGTGGCGGGGCTTCCCCCCGCCATGGGAGCGCGCAGCAGCAGGGTAGGCTTGCCTGTAGGACCGGTGAGCAGGTCAACGGCCGCCAGCCCGCTGTTGAAGCACATCTTCAGGCTGGCGGCATTGTCGCAGGCCACCTGGCACTCCAGCTGTCCGAGACGCTCCAGCTGTGTCTTAAGCAGGGTGGTCCCGGTGTGCCGGTTCCGGTACAGGGGATGAACGGCGACAACGCAGGCTTCCCTGCCGAAGCCGGAGACGAAGCTGACGCCTGCGAGCTGGCGGCCGGTCTGCCCCCTGACGGTGGCTACGAGCAGGGAGGTCCCCGGACGGGCGAGCTGATCCGGAGTCAGCCGGGCCAGCCGCTTGCAGCCGTGCAGTGTGATCCGCCGGTCCCCGTGCTCTCTCAGGAACGCGAGCAGCCCTTTCAGCCTGGATTCCCACTGTACAGGGTGACTGTCATAGAGCGAGGATATCAGCATGGTATCCCCTCCTTTAAAGGGTTCTTGGATTATTTGGTCTGGCGTGACAGATGAAGCCCATACTGGAAAATACGCTCCAGCGACAGCTTGCGGATGGCGGGCTCATCGAACTTCATCGGGCGGGAGTTGGCTTCAAAAAACCACACCCCGCCCTGTTCATCGACGCCGAGATCCATCGACATCTCGCCCAGCATGAAGCCTGAAGCCCGCTCGATCTGCCGGGCGACCAGCAGGGCGGTGGTGGATACATTCTTCAGGATCACAGCGGCCTGCTCCGCCCCGAAGGTTCCCTCCAGCATCGTGGAGGGATCTTCTATGCTGCCGCCGCGCGGCACATGCGTGGTGATGCTGCGGGCCCCGGCTAACCGGGCGCCGATGCCGGTAACGGCCCAGGCACCGCGCCCGTTCTTCTGCAGCAGCACGCGCAGATCGAAGGGGCGCCCCTGATAGCCGGCCAGCCCGATGGCTTGCTGCACGATATAGCGCGAGGTGCCTTTGGCCCGGCCGATCCGGGCCCACAGGCGCTCCACCGATGCGGCTTTGTAGGTCGTGTTCTTCTTGCCGCTCTGAATCTGCAGCCGGAAGGGAAGCAGCGTATCCGGCCGGTATTTCAGCCGCATGATGCCTTTGCCCGCCTTGCCCTTTTCCGGCTTGAGGTAGAGGCTGTCATGATGCTTCAGCATCGCCGTAAGCGTGGCTGCGCTGCGCAGACGGCGGGTTTTGGGCACATGCTTGGCGGTTGCCTTCGATTCCTTAAGCCATTCGAACAGATTCCATTTATTGAAGAAGCTTGGATTGTACAGCTGGATGTCGGGGTGCTCCAGACACTCGGCAATTTTGCGGACAACCGGCGCTTTCTCTTCCTCCTCACGGTTCGGAATCCGGTTATAGATGACCTGCGGACGCGGGACAGGGACCGCAACCCAGAGCTTCCCGCTGGCGGAAGGCACGTAGCCGGTCACAACCGGCTCCTCCAGCTTCAGGTCGCGGACCGTGACGACATATACAAGGTAGCCCATTTCTTTGCCGGTGCGGATAATGTCACGGAAGTTATTGCGGTTGCCGCGGAACTGCTGCAGCCGGTCACTGATGGTCAGGATGGCGATAACTGGCTTGCTGGGGTCTGGAATCCGGGTGTTCACAATTCATCCCTCCTGCGGAACTTGCTGAGATACAGACAATGCTCCAGGATGTGCTCAATGGAGGCTTTGCCCTCAGCGCGCAGGGAGGGGTGGCGGAAGATCGAGCGTCCCGGCTTCGCATTGGCTTCGAACATCCAGATGTCCTCATCCTGGTCAATGCCGAGATCGAAGCCGATCTCGCCCAGCAGATGGCGGTGCTGGATCTCCAGGGATTCGGCCAGCTTGACGGCAGTCGTCTTGGCCCGCTGCAGCACCTCATCTGCCCTTGCGCCGAAGACACGGCCGAGAGCCTGCTGCGGCGTCATCAAGGCTCCGCCGTTCTTCAGGTGGGTGGTGACACTGCCCCGTCCGGCTTTTTTGGCGCCGATGCCGACCACGACCCACTGGTTGTTGCCGTTCTTGTGCATATGGAAGCGGAAATCAATCGGGCAGTTGTCGATCTCGATCAGGCGGATACCCTGCTGCACCACATAGTTCTGCAGGCTCTGCCCGTGGCGGCCCCGCAGCATCCGCATCAGACTGTCGAAGCTGCTGAAGCGCAGCAGCACATTCTTGCCGTTCCTGCGGTAGCGGGCGAAATAACCTTTCTTCGGCAGGTAGGTCAGCCGGTAGATGCCGTGTCCCAGGCTGCCTGCGGAAGGCTTATAGTAGACGAAGTGGTGGCGGTCCAGCATATCCCGCATCTGCTCGGCGCCGGGATTGCTGTGTGTCTCCGGCACGAACCGGTTCGCCGCACCGTCATTCTCCAGCAGGCGGTAAATATCTGACTTATTGAAGAAGCTCCAGTTGAAATAAGGAATCTTCTTGCGGCCGAAGCGCTCGCGGAGCTGATTGATGTATGGCGAGGTCTCGGCCCGGCGGCTGGGCAGGCGGTTATAGACCACATCCGGCAGGGACACCAGCTTGCGCTCGAACTTGCCGCCGGCCGTCAGGAAATAGCCGTTGACCTGCTCCTGCTGCCAGTCGATGTCGCGCGGCATGAAGGCGAAGATATAGCATTTGTTGCTGCCCTCGCGCAGCAGCTGCTTGATGAAGCCGGTCCGCGAGCCGAAGGGCTGCGCAGAGGAGCCGGGTCCGTCAGACAGCACGCCGACCAGCGGCCCGAGCTGGACTTCATCATTCTGCAGGTTCCGCAGATAGACGCTGCCTGATTTCGGAACCTTGATCGCGCTCTTCACACCCGAGGCGAGGAAAAGATGCTTGCCGGCGCGGTTGATCGGCTTGATGGCTGCCGGGATCGCGTCCTTGCCGAGGCGCAGGCGTATATTTTTTTTGCCGGATAATTTCAGGCTTCTCATCAGTTCTCCCGAGACATAGACCACCCGCTCAGGCCGCTTGGTGAAATGCACATTGCAAAAAGTGAGACCCATTTATGAATCCTCCTTTGGAACCATTGATATCAATCTCCCGTGTGAACGGAGCTGTCCGCGGGGCAGCTTGTAGTCGCGGCTTGCGGTAAGCAGCAGATGGCGCGCATAGCCCAGCGGGTTCTCGGCGGCAAGCCTGGCAGCTATGCGGTCATCTGTCAGCCGGAACACGGTGCGCCCCGGCTTGGAGTTAGCTTCCAGCAGATAGATTCGTCCTCCGGCGTCAATGCCGAAATCAAGGCCGAGCTCCCCGAGTCTGCCGCAGGATGCCTCCAGCAGCGGCGGCAGCAGTGCGGATGCCCGGGTCAGCTCCTCCAGCAGCTCCTCTCCGCTCCTGCCGTATTCAGCCAGCAGGAACGGGCGGGCTCTGGCTGCGGTGCCCCCGCCGTGAAGATTGGAGGTCAGCGAACCGCGGGCGCCCAGCCGGACCGCCATGCCGGTTAAGGTCCAGACGCCGGTGCCGTTCTTCTGCATCAGCACACGCACATCGAACGGCTGCCCGCCGCGGCCGGTGAGCTGAAGATAAGGCTGTATGATATAGCGGCGGAGGCCGATGAAACGGTCAATCCAGTCGAGGCCTTCATCCAGCGTTCCGAATACATATTGAAAGGGCTCGTTGCTGCTGCCCCGGCCCCGTACCTTCACGCCTCCGCCGTCACGGCTGCCGAGCAGCACAGCGTGCAGCGTGCGCTTCCCGTGGGAGCCGGCCCGGGGCTTCAGGAAGACGCCGTACTCGCTCCAGGCCAGCATGTTGCCCAGCGCCTCCCGGCCGCTGTACTGCACCGTCTCCGGCAGCAGCGCCGCTGCCGCAGGGCTGCGGCGGAGGATCTCGTATACGCTCCATTTGTCGGGAAGCCCGCGGGACCAGGGAAGGGAGCGGGAGAGTGCCGCAAGAGCGATTGAGGCGGCTCTCTTCTCCCGGGCGGTCCGGTAGAAGCAGCGGTTATAGAGAATGTCCGGCGGCGGGGCCTGTGCAGGCTCCCACTGTCCGTCCCGCCACTCATAGCCGTCCACATAGGAGCCATCCTCCGCCACACCTTCGGGATGGAAGATCAGGACCTTCAGACCATACAGCGGGGCGGCCCGGCACAGGTGACTGCAGAACTCCGGCTCTGCGAGGGGAGGCATCCCGTGGCGGCGGCCTGTCATGATGCCAAGGAACCCCAGTGCTGTTGCGTTCATGATGTCCTCCTTATAACCCGGCCAGATAACGGCAGTATAGAATCATCTGCTTGACAGAGGGTCTGATTTTCTGGTCGTTCAGCGGTGTATTGTCGTTCTTGGACGGCTTGGAGTTGACCTCCAGCAGCCAGATCCGGCCGGACTGGTCGAGGGCAAGGTCGATGCCCAGCTCCCCGAAATGGGCAGGAATATAGGTCTCCACGCCTCTGGCGATGGCCAGCGCCGCGCGGGGAAGCTGAACCTGGGTGCTTTCCTTGACCCCGGCGGGAAGGCTGCTTTTGCCGATGGCTTCACGGACGGTACTGAGCGTGCCGCCGCGGGCCAGATTAGAGACGAAGTGATTGCTTCCGGCGGTCCGGGCTACAATCGAGGTCACGCCCCATTTTCCCGTACCGTTCTTCTGCACAAGGGCCCGGAAGTCCACCGGCCGCCGTCCAATCTCCAGCAGAGACAGACCCTGCTGAATCTGGTAGCGCGTGGTTTTCATCTTGGGGGCAATGGACTGAAACAGCTTCGCCAGGCTGGAATAGCTTTGTCTCCGTGTGCCCATAGGTGTTGTGGACAGCAGGCGGTAGCCGCCCTCTTCTTTGGAGATGCGCAGAATGCCCTTGCCCAGGCTGCCGCGCACCGGCTTCAGGAATACGCTGGGGTAGCTTGCGCACATTCTCTTCAATATGGCGAAGCCGCTTAAGGCATGGGACTCCGGCAGATACCGCTGCAGGGCAGGGTCCTGAACCAGGGCTTCGAATACCTCTGTTTTGTCAAGAAACTTCTCGTTGAAAAAATGGGTTCCGTAGCGGGATTTTACATCCGCCAGAAAATGCTGTACGCTAGGTCTGTTCTCTACCTTTCGCGTGGTCAGGCGGTTGTTGATCACATCGGCAACAGGAAGACTCAGCTTCCGCCAGCCCTCATCGTATACCCAGCCCTGGATGGCAGTGCTGCGCGTTTCCAGCGCTTCCGGGGTAAAGAAATAGACATAGGCTCCTTGGGCATGGCAGGCGTTGGTCAGCTCCCGGCAGAACATCGTAATCTGGCCGAACACGCGGTCCGGCTGATCGGGATGGTCACGGCTCACCAGTACTCCAATCATCGGCCCCAGCCGCAATGTGCGGCTGCCTGTGCTGTAGGAAGCGTTAAGCGTCAGGCGCTGTCTTATGCCGAGCCGCCGGGCGAGTGCTTCACTGACACGCAGGCTGTCAGATTTGGGAACCGGTATGACGGTTACCTCCTGCCGGAAAGAGCCGAAGGTCAGCAGAATGGTGCCGTGTGCCGGGATTTTGAGCCTCTTCATGGATTTGTCGCCTAGCATCACAGCGTTTTCCTGCAGGATGCCCGAGTGGACACTTTGGACCGGGATCTTGAGCTTAGACATCGTGGTTCTCCTTCCGGTAGGCAAACATGGTGCCGGCAATATGAATCTTGAGGGTTACATATCATTCATCATATGGAGACATCTGACCCTTGGTGATTGACCTATTCTTCAAAAAGCCGTGCCGGGCGGATGAATCATCCGAGCAGGCAGAGAGCAGACCAGCGGGCTTCTGCCAGGGGCGGGGGCGCAGCAGGAGGCGGGCCCGTCCGGAGGGGATGGGTTCAGCTGTGAAAATTGGGCGCAGACAGCCTGTGAAGCAGCCTGGCAACCGGGCGTATGCCCGCTGAAGACAAGCGGTAAGAGACGAACCTAACCTTGAGGAGGAATTATAATGAACGTTATTGACAAGGCGCATGAATTGGCGCGGGCGATTAAAGACAGCAGTGAGGTGGCGGATATCACGAGTGCCATGAAGGTGATTGAAGCAGACCCGGAGAGCAAGCGGATGCTGGACAACTTCCGGCAGAGCCAGGTGGAGCTGCAGCAGCGGATGATGAGCGGAGACATGCCGGCGCAGGAGGAAATGGAGAAGATGGAGAAGCTGTTTGAGGTGCTGAACCTCAATCTGGCGATCCGCCGTCTGTTCGATGCGGAGCGCCGCCTCAGCGTGGTCATTGAGGATGTGAACAAAATTATCACTGACAGCCTGTCCCAGATGTACGGCGGACAATAAGCAGGAGGCAGGACCCGCTGCCCATTCCGCACAAAAGGGTGATCTCAGGGCCATGCGGCTCTGAGATCACCCTTTTGTGATAGATAAGAATGGATATGTTTGTGGGGAGGGGGCTGCTAATCCGTCCTGCTCTCCACCAGGCAGAGCAGAATGGCAGCGGCCATTCCCAGGCGGCGGTCCAGCTGGCCCTGGCGGTCGCCTGAGAAGTCGGCGGTGATTTTAGTGACAAACGGGTTGACGTTGTTCCGGAACGCCGGAATCACCTGCCCCCCGATCTCCAGGACATATTTCAGCGGAAGGATAACAATGATGCGGCGCAGCATAGCGAGGAAGGCGTTATCCTCTTTAATGGCACCGATCTCGTTATCATGAATGTCCAGGATGCCCCATTGGTCTTTGTAGAGGGACTTCAAGCCTTTGCGGCGGAGGGCACCCACCGTTTCCCCGGTCTCCACATCATACACATCATATGTTGAGCTGATATCCAGGATCTTACGCGCTTTGATCCGCAGCAATTCCCTGCCCATTGTCTCGTCGGAATACAGCGTGATGTCCTCTTTCAGCCGGAAGGCTTTCATCTCCGCGAACAGCAGTAAATCCCCCGAATCGTTGAAAATATGTAGCTTCCCGCCCAGCGCAGAAAATATTTTTTTGCGGGCGATGTATTTGCTCTGGTTATAAATGGGATTCAAGCTCATTCCCTCCTCCAACGGTATCTATCATCTCATACCCCTGGCGTGCTGGCTAGAATCTTAA
This region of Paenibacillus sp. FSL K6-1096 genomic DNA includes:
- a CDS encoding N-acetyltransferase; the encoded protein is MLISSLYDSHPVQWESRLKGLLAFLREHGDRRITLHGCKRLARLTPDQLARPGTSLLVATVRGQTGRQLAGVSFVSGFGREACVVAVHPLYRNRHTGTTLLKTQLERLGQLECQVACDNAASLKMCFNSGLAAVDLLTGPTGKPTLLLRAPMAGGSPATLPEEGEFMCQSPS
- a CDS encoding YheC/YheD family protein is translated as MNTRIPDPSKPVIAILTISDRLQQFRGNRNNFRDIIRTGKEMGYLVYVVTVRDLKLEEPVVTGYVPSASGKLWVAVPVPRPQVIYNRIPNREEEEKAPVVRKIAECLEHPDIQLYNPSFFNKWNLFEWLKESKATAKHVPKTRRLRSAATLTAMLKHHDSLYLKPEKGKAGKGIMRLKYRPDTLLPFRLQIQSGKKNTTYKAASVERLWARIGRAKGTSRYIVQQAIGLAGYQGRPFDLRVLLQKNGRGAWAVTGIGARLAGARSITTHVPRGGSIEDPSTMLEGTFGAEQAAVILKNVSTTALLVARQIERASGFMLGEMSMDLGVDEQGGVWFFEANSRPMKFDEPAIRKLSLERIFQYGLHLSRQTK
- a CDS encoding YheC/YheD family protein, with translation MNATALGFLGIMTGRRHGMPPLAEPEFCSHLCRAAPLYGLKVLIFHPEGVAEDGSYVDGYEWRDGQWEPAQAPPPDILYNRCFYRTAREKRAASIALAALSRSLPWSRGLPDKWSVYEILRRSPAAAALLPETVQYSGREALGNMLAWSEYGVFLKPRAGSHGKRTLHAVLLGSRDGGGVKVRGRGSSNEPFQYVFGTLDEGLDWIDRFIGLRRYIIQPYLQLTGRGGQPFDVRVLMQKNGTGVWTLTGMAVRLGARGSLTSNLHGGGTAARARPFLLAEYGRSGEELLEELTRASALLPPLLEASCGRLGELGLDFGIDAGGRIYLLEANSKPGRTVFRLTDDRIAARLAAENPLGYARHLLLTASRDYKLPRGQLRSHGRLISMVPKEDS
- a CDS encoding YheC/YheD family protein; this translates as MPEPVLGILTLYLNNARQLEERSVYRRMIIEGSRIGLDVFVFTPADVHASKDLIHAMVYDVKSGTWTRKWRSFPNMIYDRCRIQRSQRFQQLLRFRARYGHLTFLNRPLRNKWTVHQTFSQKSRFRPHLPETVLYQSSADLHRMLKLSSVVYVKPINGTGGRGILRIERQREGKSLFDIQGRRQSRQIISPRKVSLSRLETIVRQWCLGGRFLVQQGIPIRLPSGRFHDYRMLVQKNGQGAWELTGMAGRVGAARSVTSNLHGGGHAMKAETLLKQWLGSEERAGKAMRTAERLGLDAAAYLEDSFGALCELALDLAIDREGRIYVLEVNPKPAREVFARSGDASTYRKALTRPLEYAMWVYKNKNTPSSSKVVEE
- a CDS encoding YlbF family regulator — its product is MNVIDKAHELARAIKDSSEVADITSAMKVIEADPESKRMLDNFRQSQVELQQRMMSGDMPAQEEMEKMEKLFEVLNLNLAIRRLFDAERRLSVVIEDVNKIITDSLSQMYGGQ
- a CDS encoding YheC/YheD family protein, coding for MGLTFCNVHFTKRPERVVYVSGELMRSLKLSGKKNIRLRLGKDAIPAAIKPINRAGKHLFLASGVKSAIKVPKSGSVYLRNLQNDEVQLGPLVGVLSDGPGSSAQPFGSRTGFIKQLLREGSNKCYIFAFMPRDIDWQQEQVNGYFLTAGGKFERKLVSLPDVVYNRLPSRRAETSPYINQLRERFGRKKIPYFNWSFFNKSDIYRLLENDGAANRFVPETHSNPGAEQMRDMLDRHHFVYYKPSAGSLGHGIYRLTYLPKKGYFARYRRNGKNVLLRFSSFDSLMRMLRGRHGQSLQNYVVQQGIRLIEIDNCPIDFRFHMHKNGNNQWVVVGIGAKKAGRGSVTTHLKNGGALMTPQQALGRVFGARADEVLQRAKTTAVKLAESLEIQHRHLLGEIGFDLGIDQDEDIWMFEANAKPGRSIFRHPSLRAEGKASIEHILEHCLYLSKFRRRDEL
- a CDS encoding YheC/YheD family protein; the protein is MSKLKIPVQSVHSGILQENAVMLGDKSMKRLKIPAHGTILLTFGSFRQEVTVIPVPKSDSLRVSEALARRLGIRQRLTLNASYSTGSRTLRLGPMIGVLVSRDHPDQPDRVFGQITMFCRELTNACHAQGAYVYFFTPEALETRSTAIQGWVYDEGWRKLSLPVADVINNRLTTRKVENRPSVQHFLADVKSRYGTHFFNEKFLDKTEVFEALVQDPALQRYLPESHALSGFAILKRMCASYPSVFLKPVRGSLGKGILRISKEEGGYRLLSTTPMGTRRQSYSSLAKLFQSIAPKMKTTRYQIQQGLSLLEIGRRPVDFRALVQKNGTGKWGVTSIVARTAGSNHFVSNLARGGTLSTVREAIGKSSLPAGVKESTQVQLPRAALAIARGVETYIPAHFGELGIDLALDQSGRIWLLEVNSKPSKNDNTPLNDQKIRPSVKQMILYCRYLAGL